The DNA region TGAAACGATACAGAGAAGATGTAAGTTCTTTACAATCCAAAGACCATGGGTTCGAATCACAGTACTAACGACTCTCACAGTAGCATGGCCCCTGCACTAAGGATGACACGCTCAATCAAAGAGAAGCTACCAATTTTTTTGCAGTTTTTTCCCATGTTTTCCGTGGTACAAAAGTGGACGGTTGTTCTCGTTTCGATGCGACCGCGGGAACATGATGCAAAATGGTCCTAAAAAGTGCGATGCATGGCGTGTTTGACGATGGCATCTGTACCTAGTGATTCTCCCTATACTCGACATTGGCGGCACCTCGGTCCAACTCCCTTTGCAACCCAAATGGAGCAGCCAGttcatcgtcaccgtcggTAACCCCACACTCACGCTCAGTAGATACACTTACCTAGGCAAGGAGTGTGTGTGCTGCAGGCGAACTGATGCTGCTTCCCCACAGCAGCTCTGTCTGCCCCGCGATGCGAGCTGCATGTCGTTTTCAGTGTTCGACTGTCCCCCGCGCAGCATCTCCAATATCCCATCCACAGGCGCACGCtgcctcggcttcggctttTGGGAGCTTCTCCAATTCTGTCTGGGGTTTTCCGGTTGGATAATGTTTTCATGATCGCATCCAACGCCCGAGCACTTTTTGGTCTCAAACACTTCTCAGAATTCCATTTCATTTCATCGTGTAGACATGTTATTTTGAACACAATTCGGTTCTATACGCCTAGATATATCATCCGTTTCTTATCCTACCTCTAATATTTTATATCGTTTTATACAACACtatcgtcttcatcggcatccccctcccccccgtaCTATCTTTCCATAGTGAATTCACAACGATGGTCGGCTCACCGCCCCTGACAGGCCTCAAGGTCCTCGAGTTCGCCGGTCTCGCCCCGGGTCCCTTTGCCGGAATGCTCCTCGCAgacgccggcgcctccgTCCTCCGCATCGACCGCGCCGTCACAGGCAGCCGCACGCCCCTGCCGACCGAGGATATGCTGGCCCGCCACAAGGCatccgtcgccgtcgacctcaagtcccccgccggcctcgccctcgtaaagcgcctcgccgccgaggccgacgtgcTCATCGACCCGTTCCGCCCTGGCgtgctcgagaagctgggccTCGGCCCGGATGTCCTGACGCGGACGAACCGGGGCCTGGTGTACGCCCGAATGACCGGGTTCCGCAGGGACGGCCGGTATCGGGACATGGCCGGCCACGACATCAACTACTTGGCCGTCTCAGGGGCTCTGAGCCTGctcggccgcgagggcgagaagcCGCACCCGCCCTGGAACATCCTCGCCGActttgccggcggcggcgccgtgctATTCCAGGGAATTCTGATGGCCCTGCTGGCGAGGGCGGGGAACGGCGGCACAggccaggtcgtcgaggcgaACATGGTCGACGGCTCGTCATACCTCGCGACTTTCCCGCGGTTCGCGCTCAAGAATCCGTTGGGCGACAACGGCAGGGGAAGGAACATGCTGGACGGCGGTTGCCCCTACTACGACACCTACGAGACAAGGGACGGCAAGTacgtcgccatcggcgcgTTGGAGCCGCAGTTCTTCGCGGCGCTGGTGGAGGGTCTCGGGCTGGCCGGCaaggggtgggaggagaaCAGGTTCGACCGGGGCCGGTGGGGCGAGCTGAGGGGGTTGTTCACGGAGATCTTCAAAAGCCGGACAAGGAGCGAGTGGGAGGAGG from Colletotrichum higginsianum IMI 349063 chromosome 4, whole genome shotgun sequence includes:
- a CDS encoding CoA-transferase family III — its product is MVGSPPLTGLKVLEFAGLAPGPFAGMLLADAGASVLRIDRAVTGSRTPLPTEDMLARHKASVAVDLKSPAGLALVKRLAAEADVLIDPFRPGVLEKLGLGPDVLTRTNRGLVYARMTGFRRDGRYRDMAGHDINYLAVSGALSLLGREGEKPHPPWNILADFAGGGAVLFQGILMALLARAGNGGTGQVVEANMVDGSSYLATFPRFALKNPLGDNGRGRNMLDGGCPYYDTYETRDGKYVAIGALEPQFFAALVEGLGLAGKGWEENRFDRGRWGELRGLFTEIFKSRTRSEWEEVFDGTDACCTPVLEYHELETDAGREGDQRPAVALVETPCLAVDGSKAGDARRGQGPGVEGAGYVGVPLTPGEGGEEALEAWLGWKKGSEFEIRDGAWVLKEKAKL